Part of the Actinomycetota bacterium genome, AAAAGCGAGCGCCACTAAGGCCAGCACGCCGATTATGAGCGCCGCGTCTATGAGGTTAACCCGCCCGAAAAGCCTTCCTTTTTCGTCGATCAATGCCATGAAGAAAGTTTCCTCCTTATTTAGCTATCTCTTTTATCTTATCCAACAAAACGTTGATGTCACGAGTTTTGCCCTGCCCGTAGGCCGGTTTTTTCGCGATTACCAGTTCTTGCGGGTCGTTCAACTTTTTCATCCGGCCTTCCGCTATGAGACAGGTGTCGATTGCCCCCATCTTCCCCTCGAAGAGGGTATAGACCGGCGTATTTAGCGCCACCGCCTCCCTGTTCATGGTACCGCCGGCGCTTATTACCAGGTCGGAATAGTAGATAAGGCTTTGCGCGTCTACCGCCTTGTCCGGGATAAAAACATTGGCTAGGCCTAGCTTGAGCACCTCTTCGCGTTGCTCGGGCGTGCGGGGCAACATCACGACCCGGACATCGTCGCGGGCGGCCAACTTTTTGAGGACATCCATGAAGATGGGGTTGTGAAAACGATGGTAGAGCGCGACATCGGGCGGTGTGCGCATGACCACGATTATCTTGCCCCGGTCGAGCCCGATCTCTTTTACCACCGTATCGTCCGGCTCGAAATCGGCCAGGTAATACTCTTCTTTAAGGCCGGGATACTTGTCTATTTTCGCGTCGGTCCCCCCGTACTCGTAGAGGGGCTCGGACGGAATCATCTCCGGTATCAAGACTTTCGTCGATACCCGCAGGTTGATGTTGTGCATCGCTTTGGCGTATTCATAATCGAACATCGTCACATGCGGGACGCGCAAGAAGAACGAGGCGACAGCGCAATCGTTCGAGCCGTGGCTCACCGCGAGGTTAAACTTCTTGCCCGCCGCATACGCCACCAGCTTGCCGGTGCGCGAGGCAAGCCCGTATATCTTCCGGTAAATCTCTTTGCCCTGGTGTTTGCCGATGAGCGTGTGCTCGATACCGAACCTGTCCAGAAGCTGGCTGGTCTGCGCGAACTCGCGCGCCGTGACCAATACTTCGTGTCCCTGCCCGGTGAGCGCCTTTATTATGGGCCTGAAAATAAGGACATGCGGCGTGTTGGTTATATCTATCCAAATCCGCAATCTCTTCTCGCCTGTGACGTTAGGTTTCAACAGTTAAGCTCCCAAATTGCTTGTGTTCTATGATTATAGCGTTACTCCGCTAAGTTGTTAACCGTTCCGCGATATACTGGGCCGCTTTTCCGTCGCCAAAGAGTTGCGCGGGCGTCCCGGTCGGCGCGAAATCGCTTATCTTGCGGAGTATCAGTTCTTTGTCGACGTGAACTAAAACGTTCCACCCACCCTCGACCGTCTCGACCCATTCGGTGGTGTCGCGCAGCGTTATGCAGGGCACCGCGAAAAAGAAGGCCTCCTTTTGCACCCCGCCGGAATCGGTCAAAATCTTGGCGGCGTTCTTCTCTAACTTTAAGAAGTCGATATAGCCTACCGGGTCGGTCATCCGCACCTTCGAGCCGGCTATTATCTTTTGCAGCCCGCTCTCGCTGACTACTTTGCGTGTTCGCGGGTGGACCGGGAAGACGATGCTCCGCCCCGACTCGACAAAGACTTCGAGCAGCACCTTAAGGTTGTCGACGATATCGGTATTTGATGAGCGATGGATTGTCGCTAAAAGATAATCCCCCGCCGCGACACCGAGCGCATTCAGAATATCGGATTTCGAATCGGCGATGGCGCCGAAGTGGAGCGCGGCGTCGTACATCACGTCCCCCACCAGTTCGACTCCTTCGGTGACGCCTTCTTCTTTAAGGTTGTCGACCGCGGTCCGCGTCGGGCAAAAAAGTATTTCGGAGAGGTGGTCGGCGACAATCCTATTTATCTCCTCGGGCATTTTTTTATCGAAGGAGCGCAGCCCGGCTTCGACGTGGGCTATCGGTACATGGAGCTTGGACGCGGCAAGCGCCCCGGCAAGCGTCGAATTGGTATCGCCGTAAATAAGGAGGGCGTCCGGTTTTTCGTCGAGGAGAACGCGCTCGATGCGTTCGAGCATCCGCGCCGTCTGCCCGGCCTGCGTGCCGGAGCCTACTCCGAGATTATAATCCGGCTCCGGTATCCCCATCTCTTCGAAGAAGACGTCCGACATGTTGTTATCATAATGTTGTCCGGTGTGGACCAGTACCTCGCGGCAGCTCTTCCTGATTTGATTAGAGACGGGAAGGCTCTTTATGAATTGGGGGCGCGCGCCCACGATTGTTACGATTTTTTGCATCCGACTCAATCCCATTCTTTGAATTTCTAAGTTAAACCGCTTATATTCCCGCTTACGCTTCCGCGACCGTGATTTTTACGAGTTCGACGACGCGCTCCATATCCTCGGGCGTGAGTTCGGGATAGAGCGGTATCGCAAGCGTCTCGCGGGAGGCGGCTTCGCTGACCGGCAAGTCGCCGAGTTTGTAGCCTAAACCGCTGTAGACCTCCTGGAGATGGAGCGGGACCGGATAATAGACGCCGCAGCCGACACCCTCCTCTTTGAGGACGGCTTCGACACTCGCGCGGTTCGGCACCCGGACGACGTAGAGGTGGTAGACGTGCTTGATATAATCGAGCGCCGCCGGCGTCACCAAATCTATATCTGCGCCGGCGAAGAGTTCGTCATATCGCCGGGCCTTCTCGCGGCGGGCGTCGTTCCAGCTGTCGAGGCGTCCCAGTTTTACCAGCAAAATCGCGGCCTGGAGCGCGTCGAGCCTGCTATTGTAGCCGATGAGTCCGTGATAGTATTTCTTGGTGCTCCCATGCTGGCGAAGGGCGCGCACTTTGGCGGCCAATTCCTCGTCGTCGGTGACGACGGCCCCGCCGTCTCCGGCGCCCCCTAAGTTCTTGCTGGGGAAGAAGCTGAAACAGGCCGCGTCGCCGAGCGTGCCGACCTTCCCGCCCCGGTACTCCGCTCCGATTGCCTGACACGCGTCTTCTATGACCTTTAGGCCATGCGCGTCGGCAACCTGGTTTATCTCGTCCATCTTGGCCGGCTGGCCGAAGATGTGAACGGGGATTATCGCTTTGGTCCGCGTGGTTATCTTCGCCTCGAGCTGGGCGGCGTCGAGATTGTAGGTGTCGGCTTCGATGTCGACAAATACAGGCACGGCGCCGAGGCGCGATACGCACTCGGCGCTGGCATAGAAGGTAAACGGGCTGGTTATAACCTCGTCTCCCGGCCCGACCCCGAGCGCGTCGAGCGCGAGGACGAGCGCGTCGGTCCCGTTCGCCGTGCCGACCGCGTATTGAGTGCCGCAATAATCGGCCAACGCCTTCTCGAACTCGGCGACCTTCGGACCGAGAATATATTGCGTGTTGCGCAGCACATCTAAGACGGCCGCTTCCAGTTCATCTTTGATTTCGCCATACTGCGCCTTAAGATCGAGTAATGGAATAGACATATACACTCCTTAGGAAAGACTATTGTTTTTAGCCGTGAGCAGCTCGTCATCGGGGACGTCTCTCACGACCTTCGCGGGAACACCCATGACCAGCTTCTTTGCCGGCACATCTTTTGTGACGACGGAGCCCGCCGCGATAAACGCCTCTTCTCCGATGACGATACCGGGAAGCAGAACGGCGTTGCCGCCTACGCGCGCGCCTCTTTTTACGTGGGCGCCTTTGATAGATTCAAACCGCTTCTCAGTCCGGCCCATGAAATTGTCATTGGTCGTCGCCACACACGGGGCGATAAAGACCCGGTCTTCTAGGACCGTATAGGCGGTGATATAAGCGTTGGATTGGACTTTCGTGTAGTCGCCGACGGTTACGCCGTTCTCGACGCAAACACCCCGTCCAATAAGCGCGTAGTCGCCGATTTCGCAGCTCTCACGAACCGAGGCGAGGTCCGCGACCATCGAGTTGTCCCCTATCGTCGAGCCCGCGTAGAGGATCGCTCCCGAGCCGATAGTGCATCCTTCGCCGACTACGAGCGGCGCAAACGGCTCGCTATACGATAGCGTGCTCGTCTTCGGCGGTTTCGGCTGCTTGCCTACGACCGCGCCGTCACCGACGACCGTGCCGCGTCCGAGCGCAGTTCCTTCATAAATTACGACATTATGCCCGATGGCTACGTCTTCGCCAAGCTCGACGCCGGCCAAGACTACGACGTTCTCGCCCATCGTGACCGAAGCCGGAACCGTGACGCTCTCATGAATGAATCCGCTCAACCTATCCCTCCGCGATTCTGACCGGCTTCCCGCCGCTCTTAAGTGACGCCTGCGCCGCTTCGAGCACTTTTACGACCCTCAGCCCATCGTGGCCGTCGCTTCGCGGGCTCTGCCCGCTCTGGATGCTCTCGATAAAGTGCTCGCATTCGGCCCGCAACGGCTCTTTCATCTTGATACTGGGTATTATTATATCCCCGAAACGAAGCGTCATATCCTCACCGTAGGCGCGGTAATCAGGGTTCGAGCCGACGCCCTTGTCGAAGACACGCACCTTCTCGGAGCTTTCCATATCGTCGAAGACGGCCATTTTTTTGTTGCCGACGACGGTTATCTTTCGAATCTTATGCGGGTCGAGCCAGCTCACATGGATATTGGCCATGACCCGGTCTTTGAAAGCGACGTTGCAGAAGACGACGTCTTCGACACCGTCGGTGATATAGGATTCGCCGCGCGCCGATACTTCGACCGGCTCTGCTCCGCCGAGCAGGTAAAACATAATCGAGATGTCATGCGGGGCGAGGCTCCAGAGCGCGTTCTCGTCTTTGCGGACCTGCCCGAGGTTTAGGCGTTGGGTGTAGAGATAGTGGACGTCCCCGAGCGAGCCGTCGTCGATTAGGCCTTTTATATAGTCGACGGCCGGATGGTATTCGAGCAGGTGCCCGACCATCAGGATGCAGCCGGCCTTGTCGGCGATGTCTATCAACTGCCGCGAGGTCTTGCTCGCCAGCGTCAGCGGTTTCTCGACCATGACGTGTTTTCCCGACTCGAGCGCTTGCTTCGCCAAATCGAAGTGGGTAATCGCGGAGGTCGCGATGACAACCGCGTCGATTGCGGTGTTTTTCAAAATATCGTCGACCTCGGTCGTGACCTCCACTTTAGGGTAGAGCGCTTTGACTTTTTTGAGATTGTCGGGGTTCAAATCACAGCAAGCGACCAGATTACCGCCGGGCATCCGGTCGAAATTGCGCACCAGATTCGGCCCCCAATAGCCATATCCTATAACTCCTACGTTAACCAATTGTTCCCCCTGAATGCCGTAGTTAAATGTGGACGATATGATTGCCGGCAAAGCGTTTCATCCGGTTTCTGGTGTCGACCACCAGCCGGGCGTTGTCGGCGACCATACCGTAGTCTATGTCTGTATGGTCGGTGACGACCACGACGCAATCGCTCGCCGAAACGGTATCCCGCGTCAGCTCGACCGACGCGTACGTCTTGGTCTCGATAATCTCCCGCTCCGCAAAGGGGTCGTGGTAGCTTACATTCGCTCCCTTTTTATCGAGCAAGCTTATGATTTTAATGGCGGGCGACTCTCTCGTGTCGCCGATATCTTTTTTGTATGCCAGGCCCAGGATGAGCACGTTCGAGCCCTTAATGCTCTTCTCGTGCGAGTTGAGGGCGTCCCCTATCTTCGCGACGACATAGTACGGAATGCTCTCGTTCATCTTGCCGGCCAATTCTATGAACTCGGTATGGAAGTCGTATTGACGCGCCTTCCAGGAGAGGTAGAACGGGTCTATCGGAATACAGTGCCCGCCCAAACCCGGTCCCGGAAAGAACGGCATAAAGCCGAACGGCTTGGAAGACGCGGCCTCGACGACCTCCCAGATATCGATGTCCATACGGTCGCATAAGAGCATCAACTCGTTTACGAGCGCGATATTTACGCACCGGAAGATGTTTTCCAGAAGTTTGGTCATCTCGGCCGCCTTGGTCGAAGAGACCGGCACGACCATCCGCACGAACTGCGAATAAAAGGAGCCGGCGAGGTCGGTGCAAACGCTAGTCACGCCGCCGACGACCTTCGGGGTATTCCCTATGCCGTAATTCTTGTTGCCGGGGTCGACGCGCTCCGGAGAAAAGCCTAAATAGAAGCCTTCGCCGACGGTAAGGCCGCTCTCCTCGAGAACCGGGAGGATTACCTCGTCGGTCGTCCCCGGATAGGTGGTACTCTCCAGTATCACCATCTGACCGGGCCGCAGGTATTTGGCGATTTCGTTGGTGGCCGCCCGTACATAGCTAATATCGGGCTCGTGCATCTCGCTCAGCGGCGTCGGCACGCAAATACTTATTATATCCATCTCTTTAAGCACAGAAAAATCCGCGGTAGCGTTGAGCAGGCCGTCCTTTACCGCGCTATCCACAAGCGCCGAATCGATATCCGGGATATAGCTTCCGCCCTCGTTGATACTGGACACTTTCTCCCTGTCGACGTCGATTCCGGTCACCCGAAAACCCGCCCCGGCGACGGCGACGGCGAGCGGCAATCCGACGTAGCCCATACCGATTATGCCGACGCGCGCGTCCCGCGAAATTATTCTCTCTGCAAGCGACATCTTTGTCTCCTACTTGTCTGTTGACCCGTATTGCCCGTTGCCGTATTGCCCGTTGCTATCGACAAACACTCTTTGGTTTTAACGCATCGGCGTTACGGTGTCTGGTGTTTTAATTCGCATCAGACGTTATTAACTTACTTATTTTACAGCAAAAGTCAATTCCCCTTCGGCGACGAGTTGCCCGTCGACGGCGGCGACCGCTTTGCCTTTGCCGACCGGTCCTTTTGACTTCGTGATTTCCACCTCGAGGGTGAGCCGGTCTCCGGGTAAGACCTGCCTTTTGAAGCGGAACCCGTCGATACCGGCGAAAAATGCGATTTTTCCCTTATTCGCTTCGAGGCTCAAGATAGCTACCGCGCCTACCTGGGCCAACGCTTCGACGATAAGGACGCCCGGCATCACCGGGTAATCCGGGAAATGCCCCGCGAAAAACGGCTCATCGACCGTGACGTTCTTAAGGCCTTTGGCTCGTTTGCCGGGTTCGTATTCGAGAATCCGGTCGATGAGCAAAAAGGGGTAGCGGTGCGGTATTATCCGCTTTATCTCTTCTATTCCAAGCACCGGCTTTTCCTCCAATTATCTATCTATCTTACGATTCTAGTCATTTTAGCGATATGAATCAAATTATTATGGCTTTATTAAGGGCCGCTGCCCGGCAGGGACTTTATCGCTAACGCTTGGGGCGGCTTGACTAATGGTTCGACCAGGTATATCCTACAGAAGAGTCCCGCGAGGGGCTTGCATACAGTATAGTTTGAGAGCTGCTTTATTATATGAAACCAATCTATATCATACTAGCGATATTACTATCGTTGCTGCTGCTGACAGCGGTTTCGGCTGCCGTTATTTGGCCGCTCGTCAATGAGCGACCGGTCTTAGAGGACGAGCAAGCGATTGCGCAGCCGACAACCCCGACGACGGTGGCCCCGCAACCCGCGTTCCCCTGCCCCATAGACGGCGAATATACCCACGAGCCTAACGCGACACGCCGCCCGCTCGCAGTCATGATTGAAAACCACGTCGACGCGCGTCCGCAATCCGGTTTGAGCGACGCGTGCGTCGTTTATGAAACCGTCGCCGAGGGCGGCATTACGCGATTCATGGCGGTCTTTCTCCACGAAGATGTCGCCACGATTGGCCCGGTGCGGAGCGCGCGCGAGTACTTCGTCGACCTCGCCAAAGCGTACGATGCATTGTATGTCCACTGCGGCGGCCCGGCGACCGTCTACAGCGTCATAAAGAACCTGCGCGTCGCCGACCTCGATGAGTTCG contains:
- a CDS encoding DUF354 domain-containing protein produces the protein MKPNVTGEKRLRIWIDITNTPHVLIFRPIIKALTGQGHEVLVTAREFAQTSQLLDRFGIEHTLIGKHQGKEIYRKIYGLASRTGKLVAYAAGKKFNLAVSHGSNDCAVASFFLRVPHVTMFDYEYAKAMHNINLRVSTKVLIPEMIPSEPLYEYGGTDAKIDKYPGLKEEYYLADFEPDDTVVKEIGLDRGKIIVVMRTPPDVALYHRFHNPIFMDVLKKLAARDDVRVVMLPRTPEQREEVLKLGLANVFIPDKAVDAQSLIYYSDLVISAGGTMNREAVALNTPVYTLFEGKMGAIDTCLIAEGRMKKLNDPQELVIAKKPAYGQGKTRDINVLLDKIKEIAK
- the wecB gene encoding UDP-N-acetylglucosamine 2-epimerase (non-hydrolyzing); this encodes MQKIVTIVGARPQFIKSLPVSNQIRKSCREVLVHTGQHYDNNMSDVFFEEMGIPEPDYNLGVGSGTQAGQTARMLERIERVLLDEKPDALLIYGDTNSTLAGALAASKLHVPIAHVEAGLRSFDKKMPEEINRIVADHLSEILFCPTRTAVDNLKEEGVTEGVELVGDVMYDAALHFGAIADSKSDILNALGVAAGDYLLATIHRSSNTDIVDNLKVLLEVFVESGRSIVFPVHPRTRKVVSESGLQKIIAGSKVRMTDPVGYIDFLKLEKNAAKILTDSGGVQKEAFFFAVPCITLRDTTEWVETVEGGWNVLVHVDKELILRKISDFAPTGTPAQLFGDGKAAQYIAERLTT
- a CDS encoding DegT/DnrJ/EryC1/StrS family aminotransferase yields the protein MSIPLLDLKAQYGEIKDELEAAVLDVLRNTQYILGPKVAEFEKALADYCGTQYAVGTANGTDALVLALDALGVGPGDEVITSPFTFYASAECVSRLGAVPVFVDIEADTYNLDAAQLEAKITTRTKAIIPVHIFGQPAKMDEINQVADAHGLKVIEDACQAIGAEYRGGKVGTLGDAACFSFFPSKNLGGAGDGGAVVTDDEELAAKVRALRQHGSTKKYYHGLIGYNSRLDALQAAILLVKLGRLDSWNDARREKARRYDELFAGADIDLVTPAALDYIKHVYHLYVVRVPNRASVEAVLKEEGVGCGVYYPVPLHLQEVYSGLGYKLGDLPVSEAASRETLAIPLYPELTPEDMERVVELVKITVAEA
- a CDS encoding N-acetyltransferase, translated to MGENVVVLAGVELGEDVAIGHNVVIYEGTALGRGTVVGDGAVVGKQPKPPKTSTLSYSEPFAPLVVGEGCTIGSGAILYAGSTIGDNSMVADLASVRESCEIGDYALIGRGVCVENGVTVGDYTKVQSNAYITAYTVLEDRVFIAPCVATTNDNFMGRTEKRFESIKGAHVKRGARVGGNAVLLPGIVIGEEAFIAAGSVVTKDVPAKKLVMGVPAKVVRDVPDDELLTAKNNSLS
- a CDS encoding Gfo/Idh/MocA family oxidoreductase codes for the protein MVNVGVIGYGYWGPNLVRNFDRMPGGNLVACCDLNPDNLKKVKALYPKVEVTTEVDDILKNTAIDAVVIATSAITHFDLAKQALESGKHVMVEKPLTLASKTSRQLIDIADKAGCILMVGHLLEYHPAVDYIKGLIDDGSLGDVHYLYTQRLNLGQVRKDENALWSLAPHDISIMFYLLGGAEPVEVSARGESYITDGVEDVVFCNVAFKDRVMANIHVSWLDPHKIRKITVVGNKKMAVFDDMESSEKVRVFDKGVGSNPDYRAYGEDMTLRFGDIIIPSIKMKEPLRAECEHFIESIQSGQSPRSDGHDGLRVVKVLEAAQASLKSGGKPVRIAEG
- a CDS encoding nucleotide sugar dehydrogenase gives rise to the protein MSLAERIISRDARVGIIGMGYVGLPLAVAVAGAGFRVTGIDVDREKVSSINEGGSYIPDIDSALVDSAVKDGLLNATADFSVLKEMDIISICVPTPLSEMHEPDISYVRAATNEIAKYLRPGQMVILESTTYPGTTDEVILPVLEESGLTVGEGFYLGFSPERVDPGNKNYGIGNTPKVVGGVTSVCTDLAGSFYSQFVRMVVPVSSTKAAEMTKLLENIFRCVNIALVNELMLLCDRMDIDIWEVVEAASSKPFGFMPFFPGPGLGGHCIPIDPFYLSWKARQYDFHTEFIELAGKMNESIPYYVVAKIGDALNSHEKSIKGSNVLILGLAYKKDIGDTRESPAIKIISLLDKKGANVSYHDPFAEREIIETKTYASVELTRDTVSASDCVVVVTDHTDIDYGMVADNARLVVDTRNRMKRFAGNHIVHI
- the fabZ gene encoding 3-hydroxyacyl-ACP dehydratase FabZ; translated protein: MLGIEEIKRIIPHRYPFLLIDRILEYEPGKRAKGLKNVTVDEPFFAGHFPDYPVMPGVLIVEALAQVGAVAILSLEANKGKIAFFAGIDGFRFKRQVLPGDRLTLEVEITKSKGPVGKGKAVAAVDGQLVAEGELTFAVK